In Streptacidiphilus sp. P02-A3a, the DNA window GCCTCGATCTTCCGGTCCGCTGTCGCGCGCGGCGAGGCGCCCAGGGTGTTTGAGGACGGTGGTCAGCGCCGTGACTTCGTTCATGTCGCGGACGTGGCCGAGGCGAACCTGGCCGCGTTGCGGGCCCTGGCCGGCCGTGAGCCGGGCACCTTCCGCTGCTACAACGTGGGTAGCGGCCAGGTGCACACGGTCGGCGAGATGGCAGCCGCCCTGGCCTTGGCCGGTGGCGGCCGGCCGCCGGTGGTGACCGGCCAGTACCGGCTGGGCGATGTCCGCCACATCACCGCCGACTCGCGGCGGCTGAGAGAGGAACTGGCATGGCGCCCCGAGGTGGCGTTCGAGGACGGCATGGCGGACTTCGCCCATGCGCCCCTGCGCGGCGAGTGAGCGGTGCTGCCCTGCTCCCCTGCCCCGCTGCGCCACTGCCCCGCTGCGCTGAATGGAGCAGGCGGGCAGTCAGCGGGAGCCCTCTGCGGGGTGGTCCGCGCCGCCGACTGCTGGCGGGCGGATTTCTTGTCATGCCAAGCGCCTTCGCAGCGTGCGGTGGCCGCGCCGGGTCGATCTCCGTAGGACTTCCGTAAGGTTGTCATGCGGCATTTGTCCGCCTGGTACTCATAGCGTTGCCGCATGACAGATTTCCCCCCGAGATCCGTGCCCGAATCCGTGGATGTCGTGCTGCCCTGCCTGGACGAGGCGGCGGCGCTGCCGTGGGTGCTGGAGCGGATGCCGGACGGCTACCGCGCGATCGTGGTGGACAACGGTTCGAGCGACGGCTCGGCGGAACTGGCCCGCTCGCTGGGCGCGCTGGTGGTGACCGAGCCACGGCGCGGCTTCGGTGCGGCCTGCCACGCCGGGCTGCTGGCGGCGACCGCCGAGTACGTGTGCTTCTGCGACTGCGACGCCTCACTCGACCCGGCCGAGCTGCCCCGCCTGGTCGCCGCGGTCCGCGAGGGCACGGCCGACCTGGTACTGGGACGCCGCCGCCCGACCGGCCGTGGTGCCTGGCCGGTACACGCCCGGCTGGCCAACGCCGAGCTGGCCCGAAGGCTGCGTGCCCGCACCGGCGCGGACCTGCACGACCTCGGTCCGATGCGGGCCGCGCGCCGGGACCGGCTGCTGGACCTGGGGCTGGGCGACCGCCGTTCCGGCTACCCGCTGGAGATGGTGCTCTCCGGCGCCGCCGCCGGGATGCGCATCACCGAACAGGACGTCGGCTACCGGCCGCGCGCCGGACGCTCCAAGGTCACCGGCACCCTGCGCGGCACGCGGCAGGCGATCCACGACATGCGCGCGATCCTCGCCGCGCGCCCGGCCACGCTGCTGGTCATCGCCAAGTCCCCGCAGCCAGGACGCGTGAAAACCCGGCTGACGCCGGTCTGCACCCCCGAGCAGGCCGCCCGGCTCGCCCAGGCGGCGCTGGTGGACACCCTCGCCACCCTGGCCCGGGTACCGGCCGGACGGCGGGTCCTGGTCCTGGACGGCCCGCCGGGACGCTGGCTGCCGCCTGGCTGGGAGGTGGTACCCCAGAGCGGCGGCGGACTGGACGCCCGACTGGCTGCCGCCTTCGCCTCGGTGTCCGAGGGCGACGACAGTCCACCCGCGCTGCTGGTCGGCATGGACACCCCGCACCTGCGGGCGCAAACGCTCGCCGAAGCGCTCTCCCCGGCGGGCAGGGCCGGGACCGACGCCTGGTTCGGACCGGCCACGGACGGCGGCTTCTGGGCGTTCGGCCTGGCCCGGCCGAACGCGGCCCTGGCCCGCCGACTGCTGCTCGGTGTGCCGATGTCCACCCCGTCCACGGGCGCGGGGCTGTACGCCCGGCTCGCCGGAGCGGGTCTACGGGTCGCGCCCCTGCCCGCACTCAACGACGTGGACACGGTCGCCGACGCCACCGAAGTCGCCGCGCTCGCTCCGGGCAGCCGGTTCGCGCGGACCTGGCGCGTCGTCACCGCACCCGCCGCGGAAACCGACGCGTCGGTTCATCCCACGGTGCGGGGAGCCGCCGGGTGAACACCCAAGGGTCCATTGCCTCGCCCCTGGGCACCCGCCCGTGGTCGCACGACCCCTTCGCCGAGGCGATGCGCACCGGCAGCGGCCCGCTGTGGCTGCGCCGCGGCGATGGGCACCGGCATCCGCTGGAGGTCGAACGCTGGTGCGCCGCGCCCGACCCGGCCGACTGGACGCTGCTGTTCCGCTGCCTGGGGCGTGGCCTGCCCACCCTGGACCTGGGCTGCGGCCCGGGCCGCCTGATCGCCGCACTTCAGAGCTGCGGCCTGCCGGCCCTGGGCGTGGACATCACCCGCACCGCGGTGCTGCGGGCCCGCGGGCTGGGCGGCAGCGCGCTGTGCCGCTCGGTCTTCGACCCGCTGCCCGGCGAGGGCCGCTGGGGCACCGCGCTGCTCGCCGACGGCAACCTCGGCATCGGCGGGGACCCGGCCGTACTGCTGCGGCGCAGCGCCGAACTCCTGGCACCGGGCGGACTGCTGCTGGTGGAGGTCGAACGCGGCGACCTGGACGAACGCGATACCGTCAGCGTCGAGGACGCCTTGGGACGCTGCGGCCCCCCGTTCCCCTGGGCCCGGCTGGGCTCGCGTGCCGCCGTCCGTTGCGCGGCCGGCGCGGGGTTCTCCCTCACCGACGCCTGGACCTGCCAGGGGCGGTACTTCCTCGCCCTGCGGCGGTGACCGCGTGCCCGGGCCCCGGCTGGTCCCTACCGAAGTCGAACGCCCGCCTGCCGAAGCGTCCCCAACGGCACGAGCGACTGGAGCGTGACGCCGTGTCCCTCAGCGACCCCGCCCGCCCACCCGGCCCCAGCTCCCGCCGGTCCGCGACCTGGCCCTGTGTGCTGGCGCTGACGGCCCTGGTCGCGGCGCTGGCCGGCACCTTCACCAGCGGCGGCACCCTGGGCCACCGGGGGCCGCTGTACGGCTGGTACACCGCCGATACGGTGCTGTTCGCGCTCGCGGTCGTCCTGCTGCGCCGGGCACCGGCGCGCCGCACGGCCGCCCTGGTGCTGCTGGGCAGCCTGGCGGTCGCCCTGACCGGGCTGCTCGCCCCACCCCGGACCAGCGACGACGCCTACCGCTACCTGTGGGACGGGCAGGTCCAGGCCGCAGGCATCTCCCCGTACGCGGACGCCCCCACCGCCCCGGCCCTGGCCGACCTGCGGGTGCGGACCCCGGCGCTGTTCCCGGTCACGGGGAGCTGCACCGGCTGGGACCTGCACCGGGCCGACGGGATCTGCACCCACATCAACCGCCCCACGGTGCACACCATCTACCCGCCGGTCGCCGAGTTCTGGTTCCTCGGCCTGCACGAGGCCGGACGGCTCACCGGGCGTACCGGCGTCGGCCCGGCCCAGGCCGGCGGCGCGCTGCTCGTGGTGGCCACCACCGGCGCGCTGCTGCTGGTCCTGCGCCGCACCCGGGCGCCCGCGCATCGGGCCGCGCTGTGGGGCTGGTGCCCGGGGGTGGCCGCCTGGGCCGTCAACGACGCGCACGTGGACACCCTGGGGGCGCTGCTGATGGTCTGCGGCCTGGGCCTGGTGCACGGCAGGAGGCGCGGCACGGGCGGGGTGCTGCTCGGCCTGGCCACCGGGACCAAGCTGATCCCGGTGCTGGCGCTGCCGGGCGCGATGTCGGGCTCGCTCGCCAGGGGCCGCAGGGTCAGCGCGCGCGACCTGCTGCTGCCGGGTGCCGCCGGGCTCACCTTCCTGCTCAGCTACACGCCCTACGTGATCGCCTCGGGCCTGGGCGTGCTCGGGTTCCTGCCGGGCTACCTCCAGGAGCAGGGCTACGACCAGGGCACCGGCTTCGGCCTGCTGACCCTGCTGGACATCCCGCAGCCGCTGCTGCCCGCGACCGTCGCCGCCGTGCTGCTGGCCGTGGTGCTG includes these proteins:
- a CDS encoding DUF2064 domain-containing protein translates to MDTLATLARVPAGRRVLVLDGPPGRWLPPGWEVVPQSGGGLDARLAAAFASVSEGDDSPPALLVGMDTPHLRAQTLAEALSPAGRAGTDAWFGPATDGGFWAFGLARPNAALARRLLLGVPMSTPSTGAGLYARLAGAGLRVAPLPALNDVDTVADATEVAALAPGSRFARTWRVVTAPAAETDASVHPTVRGAAG
- a CDS encoding methyltransferase domain-containing protein, with product MNTQGSIASPLGTRPWSHDPFAEAMRTGSGPLWLRRGDGHRHPLEVERWCAAPDPADWTLLFRCLGRGLPTLDLGCGPGRLIAALQSCGLPALGVDITRTAVLRARGLGGSALCRSVFDPLPGEGRWGTALLADGNLGIGGDPAVLLRRSAELLAPGGLLLVEVERGDLDERDTVSVEDALGRCGPPFPWARLGSRAAVRCAAGAGFSLTDAWTCQGRYFLALRR